A window from Fragaria vesca subsp. vesca linkage group LG5, FraVesHawaii_1.0, whole genome shotgun sequence encodes these proteins:
- the LOC101312837 gene encoding uncharacterized protein LOC101312837: protein MSAASSALTLRLPFASSITATTTTTKLIYPICSSRRSISSLRLVGCARAAISSEAQGAFDPELRLVLELATDSELYEIERILFGPSYFSPLLKSIMSRTNVDYAMIEEDLEERDQFLSALESRFLFLAADARSTIRGWRPSYRNVLLAVRKELNIPCSSKLSTEDLEAEIFLHLLRDYSSEESGSFEDLLEFSEPSDGQNSLELGLSQWKVQALTALKVGAAELRSMFLKGGGILTLAKIYQLLARKLSGKVFLEAANYQLKRDFVRKGGQLAAINLESRVALLAAKQGFAGATSRYLGLRSMMALLGPVLWGTFLADVVIQMLGTDYARILRAIYAFAQIRITRTYGSPVDD, encoded by the exons ATGTCCGCCGCCTCATCAGCTCTCACACTCCGCCTCCCCTTCGCTTCCTCAATCACCGCTACTACCACCACCACCAAGCTCATTTATCCG ATATGCAGCTCGCGTCGGTCTATAAGCAGTTTGAGGCTTGTGGGTTGTGCCCGTGCGGCCATTTCTAGCGAAGCGCAAG GTGCATTTGATCCTGAACTCCGTTTAGTACTTGAACTTGCCACTGATTCTGAGTTATACGAGATTGAAAGAATCCTTTTTGGCCCGAG CTACTTCAGCCCTTTGCTGAAATCCATAATGAGCAGAACCAATGTCGACTATGCAATGATTGAGGAGGATCTTGAGGAGCGAGATCAGTTTTTATCAGCATTAGAGTCGCGATTCTTGTTCCTCGCAGCTGATGCTCGGTCCACAATAAG GGGTTGGAGGCCATCATATAGGAATGTCTTGCTTGCAGTTAGAAAAGAGTTGAATATTCCTTGCTCGAGCAAATTATCAACTGAAGACCTTGAAGCAGAGATTTTCCTTCATCTGTTGCGTGACTACTCAAG TGAAGAATCAGGAAGTTTTGAGGATTTGCTAGAATTCTCTGAGCCATCAGATGGTCAAAACAGTCTTGAACTTGGACTCAGTCAATGGAAGGTGCAGGCCCTCACTGCCCTAAAAGTTGGGGCAGCAGAACTCCGATCAATGTTTTTAA AGGGTGGTGGTATCCTTACTCTGGCAAAGATCTATCAATTG TTAGCTAGGAAGTTATCGGGGAAAGTGTTCTTAGAAGCTGCCAACTATCAACTGAAAAGGGATTTTGTTAGAAAG GGTGGACAATTAGCAGCTATTAATCTAGAATCCAGAGTGGCCTTGCTAGCTGCAAAACAA GGTTTTGCGGGGGCTACATCAAGATATCTTGGCTTGAGAAGCATGATGGCTTTACTTGGCCCAGT GCTTTGGGGAACATTTCTGGCGGATGTTGTCATTCAAATGCTAGGAACTGATTATGCAAGAATATTGCGAGCAATTTATGCCTTTGCACAG ATACGTATCACTCGCACTTATGGGTCACCGGTTGATGACTGA
- the LOC101296486 gene encoding non-functional NADPH-dependent codeinone reductase 2-like — MDARGKKAVVIPEVVLSSGKKMPVLGFGTGVFGKTPPAQTLALILLDAIELGYRHFDTAALYGTEEAVGLAVAQALERGLVKSRDEFFITSKLWCPDAHHDLVLPALKSTLQRLGLEYVDLYLIHWPVRMKPGTTGVPTSKDVLLPFDIMGTWEAMEECSRLGLAKSIGVSNFGTKKLSQILDNGTIPPAVNQVEMNPSWQQEKLRDYCKGKGIHVTAWSPLGFYGAAAWATKPLIDYAIIKDIAAAKGKSVAQVILRSIIQQGDVSAISRSFNKERMKDNAQIFDWELTEDEMNKIKEIPQRRLNAGDFFVSEDGQYKSLDDLWDGNP; from the exons ATGGATGCGAGAGGCAAGAAAGCAGTCGTGATACCAGAAGTGGTACTGAGTTCCGGGAAGAAGATGCCGGTGCTAGGCTTTGGCACCGGAGTCTTCGGGAAAACTCCACCAGCTCAAACCCTGGCCCTTATTCTCCTCGACGCCATCGAGCTTGGCTACCGTCACTTTGACACTGCTGCTCTCTATGGAACCGAAGAAGCTGTAGGTCTTGCCGTCGCCCAAGCCCTAGAGCGAGGTCTCGTCAAGTCCCGCGATGAGTTCTTCATCACTTCCAAGCTCTGGTGCCCTGACGCTCATCATGATCTAGTTCTCCCAGCTCTCAAATCGACACTACA GAGGCTTGGATTGGAGTATGTGGATCTATACCTGATTCATTGGCCGGTAAGGATGAAACCAGGAACTACGGGAGTACCAACTTCGAAAGATGTTTTGCTTCCCTTTGACATAATGGGGACATGGGAGGCCATGGAAGAGTGCTCCAGGCTGGGACTGGCCAAGTCTATTGGCGTCAGCAACTTTGGTACCAAAAAGCTCTCTCAAATCCTTGACAACGGAACCATCCCGCCGGCGGTCAATCAG GTAGAAATGAACCCATCTTGGCAGCAAGAGAAGCTGCGAGACTACTGTAAAGGGAAAGGAATTCATGTGACTGCATGGTCTCCATTGGGGTTCTATGGAGCTGCGGCCTGGGCTACAAAACCCTTGATAGACTATGCCATCATTAAGGACATCGCTGCTGCTAAAGGGAAGAGTGTAGCACAGGTAATACTCAGATCTATCATCCAACAAGGAGATGTGAGTGCTATCTCAAGGAGTTTCAACAAGGAGAGGATGAAGGATAATGCTCAAATATTTGATTGGGAGCTAACTGAGGATGAAATGAATAAGATCAAGGAGATTCCCCAGCGCAGGTTGAATGCAGGCGACTTCTTTGTTTCTGAAGACGGTCAATACAAATCCCTCGACGATCTTTGGGATGGCAACCCCTAA
- the LOC101313125 gene encoding non-functional NADPH-dependent codeinone reductase 2-like, translating into MQRLGLEYVDLYLIHWPVRMKPGITGTPKSKEVLLPFDIIGTWKAMEECSRLGLTKSIGVSNFGTKKLSQILDNATIPPAINQVEMNPSWQQEKLQDFCKVKGIHVTAWSPLGFYGATSWAPKPWIDYAIIKEIAAAKGKSVAQVILRSIIQQGEVSAISRSFNKERMKYNIQIFDWELTEDEMNKIKEIPQRLAVTQALERGLIKTRDELFITSKLWCSDAHHDLFLSALKSTLQ; encoded by the exons ATGCA GAGGCTGGGATTGGAATATGTGGATCTATACCTGATTCATTGGCCGGTGAGGATGAAACCAGGAATTACGGGAACACCAAAGTCGAAAGAGGTCTTGCTTCCCTTTGACATAATAGGGACATGGAAGGCCATGGAGGAGTGCTCCAGGCTGGGATTGACCAAGTCTATTGGCGTCAGCAACTTTGGGACCAAAAAGCTCTCTCAAATCCTTGACAACGCAACCATCCCCCCGGCGATCAATCAG GTAGAAATGAACCCATCTTGGCAGCAAGAGAAGCTGCAAGACTTCTGTAAAGTGAAAGGAATTCATGTGACTGCATGGTCTCCCTTGGGGTTTTATGGAGCTACCAGCTGGGCTCCAAAACCCTGGATAGACTATGCCATCATTAAGGAGATCGCTGCTGCTAAAGGGAAGAGTGTGGCACAGGTTATACTGAGATCTATCATCCAACAAGGAGAGGTGAGTGCAATCTCGAGGAGTTTCAACAAGGAAAGGATGAAGTATAATATTCAAATATTTGATTGGGAGCTAACTGAGGATGAAATGAATAAGATCAAGGAGATTCCCCAGC GTCTCGCCGTCACCCAAGCCCTAGAGCGAGGTCTCATCAAGACTCGCGACGAGTTGTTCATCACTTCCAAGCTCTGGTGCTCTGACGCTCATCATGATCTTTTTCTCTCGGCTCTCAAATCGACACTACAGTAA
- the LOC101313420 gene encoding uncharacterized protein LOC101313420, producing MDNVVVTVVKDVGKSCLSTSVVVDDCAEMIDENDYLGDAFKDGPQKNDSIYVNAVCANRDVDHCGWEVLGSVASINQCFYITRFNNVHTYRGMIRNRSHRQLGSKIVRTYIESTVCLNLGLKPREIMSNFKSTYGYEISYKVASRAKKRCVEKMYGSECDSFSMLSWFREAVLETNPGSSVVLEVDESTERFKRVFVAYAGQIKGFKFSLLVLYVDGAFGKSKYKGQILAATGRNGNKGFFPLALCFCDSKTEENWLFFFKNLKALLEPQGRIITFISDGGVGLLKAFDLIFPGNPHLYCYHHLRYNLSRKYKNKGGKIVVADVLQKFFKVAYALTEKSFYFHLKNLRDEGGAATLDEFIREIPLEHWCRAFF from the exons ATGGATAATGTAGTAGTGACAGTAGTCAAGGATGTCGGGAAAAGTTGTTTATCAACTAGTGTAGTGGTTGATGATTGTGCTGAGATGATAGATGAGAATGACTATCTAGGTGATGCTTTTAAGGATGGACCTCAGAA GAATGATTCAATTTACGTTAATGCTGTTTGTGCAAATCGTGATGTTGACCACTGTGGCTGGGAAGTACTTGGATCTGTTGCTTCTATTAATCAGTGCTTTTACATAACGCGGTTTAATAATGTTCATACATACAGAGGTATGATAAGGAATCGTTCTCATCGGCAATTAGGGTCTAAAATTGTTAGGACCTACATTGAGTCTACTGTCTGTCTGAATCTTGGTTTGAAGCCCCGTGAGATCATGAGCAATTTCAAGTCCACTTATGGTTATGAAATTAGTTATAAGGTTGCTTCAAGAGCAAAAAAAAGGTGTGTGGAAAAGATGTATGGCTCGGAATGTGATTCGTTTTCTATGTTAAGCTGGTTTAGGGAAGCTGTGTTGGAAACTAATCCGGGTTCTTCAGTTGTTCTTGAAGTTGATGAGAGTACCGAGAGGTTTAAAAGGGTTTTTGTAGCTTATGCCGGCCAAATTAAGGGTTTCAAGTTCAGCCTACTTGTTTTATATGTTGATGGTGCCTTTGGAAAGAGCAAATACAAGGGGCAGATTCTTGCTGCAACTGGAAGAAATGGAAACAAAG GTTTCTTCCCTTTAGCCTTGTGTTTTTGTGATTCAAAGACTGAAGAAAACTGGTTGTTTTTCTTCAAGAACTTGAAGGCTTTGTTGGAACCGCAAGGAAGGATTATCACATTCATTAGTGATGGTGGTGTTGGTTTGTTGAAGGCATTTGATCTCATTTTTCCTGGTAATCCTCATCTTTACTGTTATCATCATTTGCGATACAACCTTAGTCGAAAGTATAAGAACAAAGGAGGGAAAATTGTTGTTGCTGATGTGTTACAAAAATTCTTTAAAGTGGCTTATGCATTGACTGAGAAGTCTTTCTACTTTCATTTAAAAAATTTGAGAGATGAGGGTGGTGCTGCTACTCTTGATGAATTCATAAGGGAGATTCCATTGGAACATTGGTGCCGTGCTTTTTTTTAA
- the LOC101313708 gene encoding CASP-like protein RCOM_1206790-like has protein sequence MAKAIPALVLVFRIFTLVACVVSGLLLALDNFTDDGENFHFYDFISFRYVLCAAAIGAAYSLLQLPFNIYYTCTNKRLIRNGCMPNFDFYSDKVVTLVLASGVGAGFAAAFELKKAFKLLLALIAFAQLAAQSADYDVDNTSTSVQDPSKYNHFFDMAIISSGILLVGAVCTAVVSILTSITRTSNSGFFG, from the exons ATGGCTAAAGCTATTCCTGCCCTAGTTCTAGTATTCAGGATCTTTACCCTTGTGGCCTGTGTTGTTTCTGGGCTGCTTCTCGCTCTCGACAACTTTACAGATGATGGTGAAAATTTTCATTTTTATGATTTCATTTCATTCAG GTATGTGCTTTGTGCAGCAGCAATAGGAGCAGCATACAGCCTACTACAGCTACCATTTAACATATACTATACCTGCACCAATAAGCGCTTGATCCGAAACGGATGCATGCCGAACTTTGATTTCTATTCCGACAAGGTAGTGACCCTGGTTCTAGCTTCCGGTGTCGGAGCTGGTTTCGCAGCGGCATTCGAGCTCAAAAAGGCTTTCAAATTGTTACTTGCTCTGATAGCGTTCGCGCAACTAGCAGCTCAGTCAGCTGACTATGATGTCGACAATACCTCTACTTCGGTTCAAGATCCATCGAAGTACAATCACTTCTTTGACATGGCAATTATTTCCAGCGGGATTCTCTTGGTTGGAGCTGTTTGCACGGCCGTGGTTTCGATTCTCACTTCCATCACTCGGACTTCAAATTCGGGTTTCTTTGGATAA
- the LOC101313993 gene encoding CASP-like protein RCOM_1206790-like, with amino-acid sequence MASKAIPCAVLVFRIFTLAACVASGLLLALDNFTTANGNQKLRFQDVVTFRYVFSATAIGAAYNILQLPFNIYYASTQKRLIRNGCMPEFDFYADKVVSSILCSAVGAGFGAGFELKKVIKVLIPLLASLGVLDNLQESQTKNDGFYEKAIIATGILLVGAVCMAVVSILTSITRTSNPGFFR; translated from the exons ATGGCGTCTAAAGCTATTCCTTGCGCAGTTCTGGTATTCAGGATATTCACCCTTGCAGCCTGCGTTGCTTCTGGACTGTTACTTGCTCTCGACAACTTTACAACTGCTAATGGAAATCAAAAACTACGTTTTCAGGATGTGGTCACATTCAG GTATGTGTTTTCTGCAACAGCAATTGGAGCAGCATATAACATCCTACAGCTACCATTTAACATATACTACGCTTCCACCCAAAAGCGTTTGATACGCAACGGATGCATGCCGGAGTTTGATTTCTATGCCGACAAGGTAGTGAGCTCGATTCTCTGTTCAGCTGTGGGAGCTGGTTTTGGAGCGGGATTTGAGCTTAAAAAGGTGATCAAAGTTTTGATTCCTCTGCTGGCATCCCTAGGCGTCCTCGACAACTTGCAGGAATCACAAACCAAGAACGATGGCTTCTATGAGAAGGCTATTATCGCTACCGGAATTCTCTTGGTTGGAGCTGTTTGCATGGCTGTGGTTTCAATCCTTACTTCCATCACTCGAACTTCAAATCCCGGTTTCTTCCGGTAG